The proteins below are encoded in one region of bacterium:
- a CDS encoding ECF transporter S component yields MSIESRLGRPPLLLTRLAMFVALGLVAGVALSGIPNVELVTAICFIAGFMLGPGGGLLTGGLTEALFAGFNPMGSSLGLVLVAQVIGMAAAGLAGSLAAFLVRGREKGTWYASVMVGLGIVATLFFDLITNLAFPVMAGFSVSEMWVTLAAGVPFALIHLISNTLVFLIIVVPFVPRLERALKVS; encoded by the coding sequence ATGAGTATCGAGTCCCGGCTGGGTCGTCCGCCGCTCCTGCTCACGCGTCTGGCGATGTTCGTCGCGCTGGGACTGGTGGCGGGAGTCGCGCTGAGCGGCATACCCAATGTTGAACTGGTAACGGCGATCTGCTTTATCGCCGGGTTCATGCTCGGGCCGGGCGGGGGATTGCTGACCGGAGGTCTGACCGAGGCTCTGTTTGCCGGCTTCAACCCCATGGGAAGCTCGCTCGGACTTGTGCTCGTGGCGCAGGTCATCGGCATGGCGGCGGCGGGATTGGCCGGATCGCTGGCGGCGTTTCTCGTGCGCGGACGCGAGAAAGGCACATGGTATGCGAGTGTCATGGTCGGACTCGGAATCGTCGCCACTCTATTTTTCGATTTGATAACGAACCTGGCCTTTCCCGTGATGGCCGGGTTTTCTGTTTCCGAGATGTGGGTGACACTGGCGGCCGGCGTGCCGTTCGCGCTCATTCATCTGATCTCCAACACGCTCGTGTTCCTCATCATCGTTGTTCCTTTTGTGCCCCGGCTTGAAAGGGCCTTGAAAGTCTCGTGA